In the genome of Caldalkalibacillus uzonensis, one region contains:
- a CDS encoding spore coat protein, translated as MNDTDMLFDAAEFEKQTASAFAIMAADAGSEELRQKLIQHQNTLQQHQRQFVQLMAQLQGGQRNPV; from the coding sequence ATGAACGATACAGACATGTTGTTTGACGCTGCTGAGTTTGAAAAGCAAACCGCTAGTGCTTTCGCTATTATGGCGGCAGATGCCGGCAGTGAAGAATTGAGACAAAAATTGATTCAACATCAAAATACGTTGCAACAGCATCAGCGTCAATTCGTTCAATTGATGGCTCAACTACAAGGCGGCCAACGAAACCCTGTTTAA
- a CDS encoding DUF4198 domain-containing protein, translated as MRKIFIILGLALCILFGTISPALADPHNGWSQTNTPIVEIGQNAYIELLFGNHSDDHTSYRIDRNWRMEDSVVKVITPSGETMDITDRFFYMGELAEVDEERIGVNNYYAGSFQTKEQGAYIIAAEGNFTYGDQEKPTLRSAKSFVATSKVPTLKKAKKIKNFDKQVTPERAELIPLFNPAAVTPGTEVSAQLLLKGEPVSGVEVAVIRRSDSSDIRMQTDQEGKITWQTGEADYYLVRAEIKAENHQKDDQDYEATMTFFVQNK; from the coding sequence ATGCGAAAAATATTCATCATATTGGGACTAGCATTATGTATATTGTTCGGAACGATCTCGCCTGCTCTAGCCGATCCTCATAATGGTTGGTCGCAAACCAACACACCAATCGTTGAAATCGGTCAAAATGCATATATAGAGTTGCTCTTTGGCAACCATTCGGATGATCATACCAGTTACCGGATTGATCGAAACTGGCGAATGGAAGACTCGGTTGTTAAAGTGATCACGCCTTCCGGTGAAACAATGGATATCACGGACCGTTTCTTTTATATGGGGGAATTGGCTGAAGTGGATGAAGAGCGTATCGGGGTGAATAACTATTACGCTGGCTCCTTCCAAACCAAAGAACAGGGTGCATACATTATTGCTGCGGAAGGGAATTTTACTTACGGTGATCAAGAAAAACCGACTTTGCGCAGTGCCAAGTCGTTTGTTGCGACAAGCAAAGTACCGACCTTAAAAAAAGCGAAAAAAATAAAAAACTTCGACAAACAAGTAACACCTGAACGTGCTGAATTAATACCTTTATTTAATCCGGCAGCGGTTACACCGGGCACAGAAGTCTCAGCCCAGCTCCTCTTAAAAGGAGAGCCTGTATCAGGCGTTGAAGTCGCTGTTATTCGCCGAAGTGATTCGTCGGATATCCGCATGCAAACAGATCAAGAGGGTAAAATCACATGGCAAACCGGAGAAGCAGATTATTACTTGGTTCGGGCTGAAATTAAAGCTGAGAATCATCAGAAAGATGATCAAGATTATGAAGCTACAATGACGTTTTTTGTGCAAAACAAATAA
- a CDS encoding MBL fold metallo-hydrolase, protein MDFEVQFLGSGDAFSSGGKMHTCILVKTATRQFLIDCGASAMIGIKKYNVNPNDIDLILITHLHGDHFGGIPFFVLDAQLIHKRSKPLTIAGPPGIKKRIFQAMEVMFPGSSRIQQKFKIEIIEFEIEKTNVFSDVTVLPYLVKHPSGDPSLALKIQHLDKIIAYTGDTEWVDNLIPLSKNADLLIAECYFFDKKVKYHLDYQTLFSHLNEIEPKKLVLTHMSDDMLKRVGELESDFAEDGKIFKI, encoded by the coding sequence ATGGATTTTGAAGTTCAATTTTTAGGAAGTGGTGATGCTTTTAGTAGTGGGGGGAAGATGCATACATGTATACTTGTAAAAACAGCTACAAGGCAATTTTTAATTGATTGTGGTGCTTCTGCCATGATTGGTATAAAAAAATACAATGTAAACCCTAATGATATAGACTTAATTTTAATAACCCATTTACACGGTGATCATTTTGGTGGTATTCCATTTTTTGTGCTTGATGCTCAATTAATACATAAACGTAGTAAACCTCTAACAATTGCAGGTCCACCAGGTATCAAAAAACGAATTTTTCAAGCAATGGAAGTAATGTTCCCTGGTTCATCAAGAATACAACAAAAATTCAAAATAGAGATTATTGAATTTGAAATAGAAAAAACAAATGTCTTTAGCGATGTAACTGTACTACCCTATTTAGTTAAACACCCTAGTGGAGACCCCTCCTTAGCTTTAAAAATACAACATTTAGATAAAATAATTGCCTATACTGGAGATACAGAATGGGTGGATAATTTAATACCTCTTTCAAAAAATGCTGATCTTCTTATTGCAGAATGTTATTTCTTTGACAAGAAAGTTAAATACCACTTGGATTACCAAACACTATTTTCACACCTTAATGAAATTGAACCTAAAAAGTTAGTTCTTACTCATATGAGTGATGATATGTTGAAAAGAGTAGGAGAATTGGAATCCGATTTTGCAGAGGATGGAAAGATATTCAAAATTTGA
- a CDS encoding GNAT family N-acetyltransferase, with the protein MTLAIKELHTRNEIIEAYPVMKQLRAHLDESSYLELVIEAQEKEGYKMLALLDDDEIVAVVGFQPMITLYYGRFVWVCDLITDANKRSKGYGEKLLTYVHEWAKENNYESVALSSGLQRVDAHRFYEDKMNYEKVSYVFKTSLE; encoded by the coding sequence ATGACTTTAGCAATTAAAGAACTTCACACCCGCAATGAAATTATTGAAGCATATCCAGTTATGAAGCAGTTACGAGCTCATCTTGACGAAAGTTCTTATCTTGAATTAGTGATTGAGGCACAAGAAAAAGAAGGATACAAAATGTTAGCTTTACTCGATGATGATGAAATTGTTGCAGTTGTTGGTTTTCAACCAATGATAACACTTTATTATGGTAGATTTGTTTGGGTTTGTGATTTGATTACAGATGCTAATAAGCGTTCAAAAGGGTACGGTGAAAAACTGCTTACATATGTTCATGAATGGGCAAAAGAAAATAATTATGAAAGTGTTGCCTTATCTTCGGGTTTACAGCGTGTAGATGCACACCGTTTTTACGAGGATAAAATGAATTATGAAAAAGTAAGTTATGTGTTTAAAACATCTTTAGAATAA
- a CDS encoding UxaA family hydrolase, protein MGDTFMGYRRKDGSVGIRNLIAIIPSVFCSSKVVERIACQVPGTVYFRHPVGCSQVGEDLEITAKTLIQIGRHPNFAGVVVVGLGCERFSPYELVEGISSTGKMLQTVVIQEAGDSLKAIEEGVRYAREMQQIASRQQREEVDVSELTIALNCGGADATSGMVANPALGIASDKLVAQGGSSILSELTELLGTEHILARRAVNDQVAREIKEAIYRMEERLKNQTANSSNPNRKHLISKGNYDGGLSSVVEKSLGSMKKGGNAPVSGVIRYGEPLKGKGLFLLDSPGHDGEVATGQVAAGAQMILFPTGRGTPTGFPGVPVVKITGNPKTYNKMNENIDINAGTVITGEKTLEEVGEEIYQEILDVASGKMVKSEILGHDELFCITRVP, encoded by the coding sequence ATGGGAGATACATTTATGGGGTATCGCCGTAAGGATGGTTCAGTGGGGATTAGAAATCTGATTGCCATCATCCCGTCAGTTTTTTGTTCCAGTAAAGTGGTGGAACGTATTGCCTGTCAAGTGCCAGGTACGGTTTACTTCCGTCATCCGGTCGGCTGCAGTCAAGTAGGAGAAGATCTGGAAATTACGGCCAAAACTTTAATTCAGATTGGCCGGCATCCTAACTTTGCCGGTGTCGTGGTGGTTGGATTAGGGTGTGAACGCTTTTCGCCATATGAATTAGTCGAGGGGATCTCTTCAACCGGTAAAATGCTCCAAACAGTGGTAATTCAGGAAGCAGGGGATTCGTTAAAGGCAATTGAGGAAGGCGTTCGCTATGCCCGGGAAATGCAGCAAATCGCTTCCCGGCAGCAGAGAGAAGAAGTAGATGTAAGTGAGTTGACCATTGCCCTCAATTGCGGAGGCGCCGATGCCACTTCCGGAATGGTGGCCAATCCAGCACTTGGCATTGCTTCAGACAAACTGGTGGCTCAAGGTGGTTCATCCATACTGAGTGAACTGACAGAACTGTTGGGAACTGAACACATACTAGCAAGAAGAGCCGTTAATGATCAAGTGGCTCGTGAAATTAAAGAGGCAATCTATCGCATGGAAGAGAGATTGAAAAATCAAACGGCAAACTCGAGTAACCCTAACAGAAAACACCTCATTTCTAAAGGGAATTATGACGGAGGGCTGTCCAGTGTGGTGGAGAAATCGTTAGGGAGCATGAAAAAAGGAGGTAATGCACCGGTTAGCGGTGTAATCCGTTACGGTGAACCGTTGAAAGGAAAGGGTCTGTTTCTCCTGGATTCACCAGGTCATGATGGGGAAGTGGCAACCGGTCAAGTAGCTGCTGGAGCGCAAATGATCCTGTTTCCCACCGGCCGGGGCACACCTACCGGCTTTCCGGGTGTACCGGTAGTTAAGATTACAGGGAATCCCAAAACGTACAATAAAATGAATGAAAACATCGATATCAACGCGGGGACAGTTATCACCGGAGAAAAAACACTAGAGGAAGTAGGCGAAGAGATCTACCAAGAAATTTTAGACGTCGCTTCCGGAAAGATGGTCAAATCAGAAATTTTGGGACATGACGAACTATTTTGCATTACTCGTGTGCCATGA
- a CDS encoding UxaA family hydrolase, producing MSQVHLIMNQKEKLILVIDPKDNVGVALTDIREGDTCIIRRGDIVEQMTALDNIPFGHKIALTNVEKDEPVYKYGEEIGKMKEGIKRGGWIHSHNMYCERGMG from the coding sequence ATGAGTCAAGTCCACTTGATAATGAATCAGAAAGAAAAACTTATTTTGGTCATTGACCCAAAAGATAACGTTGGGGTTGCTTTAACAGATATTAGGGAGGGTGATACATGTATCATCCGGCGTGGGGATATTGTAGAGCAGATGACTGCATTAGATAATATTCCGTTCGGTCATAAAATCGCTCTGACTAACGTTGAAAAAGACGAGCCGGTTTATAAATATGGCGAAGAGATAGGGAAAATGAAAGAGGGGATTAAAAGAGGAGGCTGGATACACAGCCATAACATGTATTGTGAGAGGGGGATGGGCTGA
- a CDS encoding lactate racemase domain-containing protein has translation MIEIEQIFSGKRLTDIKRKVHKEIRKNPEVQRLAKGAEIAVTAGSRGIANIAEILRETVSALKGMGYEPFLVPAMGSHGGGTAEGQVEVLKHLGVTEEAVGTEIRSSMDVELIAHTDDGVPVYMDKNAYHADGIVVVNRVKPHTSFRGRVESGLSKMVTIGLGKIKGARLVHSNGAVHMARNIEKVSKCAIENSKILMGLAIVENAYEDTVDVVGVTRDEWHDKEEELLKQAKAMMPSLPVDDIDLLIIEEMGKIYSGTGMDPNIIGRWRMNGLPEPEVPNIKRIVVLDLAHQSFGNAMGVGLADFTTRKLFDKIDLHATYTNALTSTNLQRAMIPLIYPTEKDSIETAIKSLGSEVNYASLKVVQIPNTLHLKHVLVSKPVLKEMESTGKGYKMIRTCILDFNEHNELTNRLMVHN, from the coding sequence ATGATTGAAATTGAGCAGATTTTTTCGGGTAAGAGGTTAACGGACATTAAGAGGAAAGTGCATAAGGAAATAAGAAAAAATCCAGAAGTGCAGCGTTTGGCCAAGGGAGCCGAAATTGCCGTAACCGCTGGCAGCAGAGGGATCGCTAACATTGCTGAAATTTTGAGGGAAACTGTTTCTGCGTTGAAAGGAATGGGATACGAGCCGTTTCTAGTTCCGGCCATGGGCAGTCATGGAGGTGGAACAGCGGAGGGGCAAGTTGAGGTTTTAAAACACCTGGGAGTTACAGAGGAAGCTGTGGGAACTGAAATACGTTCTTCGATGGATGTGGAGCTGATTGCTCACACGGATGATGGGGTACCGGTGTATATGGACAAGAATGCTTATCATGCTGATGGAATTGTGGTGGTTAACCGTGTTAAGCCTCACACTTCTTTCCGGGGCCGTGTTGAAAGCGGTCTGAGCAAAATGGTGACAATCGGGCTGGGCAAAATTAAAGGGGCCCGTCTTGTTCATAGCAATGGTGCAGTACATATGGCACGAAACATTGAAAAGGTATCCAAATGCGCTATAGAGAACTCCAAAATTTTAATGGGATTGGCCATAGTGGAAAACGCCTATGAAGATACTGTTGATGTTGTTGGTGTAACTAGGGATGAGTGGCATGACAAAGAAGAAGAATTGTTAAAGCAAGCAAAAGCCATGATGCCTAGTCTGCCTGTAGATGATATTGATCTTCTCATCATTGAAGAAATGGGCAAAATCTATAGCGGTACAGGAATGGACCCTAATATTATCGGACGATGGAGAATGAATGGCCTGCCGGAACCTGAAGTACCAAATATTAAGCGCATTGTCGTTCTTGACTTGGCCCATCAATCATTTGGGAATGCCATGGGAGTCGGCTTAGCTGATTTTACTACTCGCAAGCTGTTTGACAAGATTGATTTGCACGCAACTTACACAAATGCTTTGACCAGCACCAACTTGCAGCGGGCAATGATCCCGCTTATTTATCCCACAGAAAAAGATTCAATTGAGACGGCTATTAAGAGTTTAGGTTCAGAGGTAAATTATGCATCTCTAAAAGTGGTGCAGATTCCTAATACCTTGCATCTCAAACACGTTTTAGTTTCCAAACCTGTCCTAAAAGAAATGGAGAGCACCGGAAAAGGATATAAAATGATCCGAACATGCATCCTTGATTTTAACGAGCACAATGAGCTGACTAACCGATTAATGGTGCACAACTAA
- a CDS encoding IclR family transcriptional regulator, whose translation MQTIQRTIQILKSFSVENKRLSMADLHRITGLPKSTLQRILTTLVMEGFLDKDEKSKTYQLGIEIYFLGHLVEKNSSLLSVSTPVMERIRDQTGEMVTLNVIHQNQRKCIGYVQGKHELTTFTYIGHTSPLYAGASAKILFAYLPEKEIENYLQTVALKQLTEKTITNKALLRKELASIRRQGYAISYGERVKGAFTISGPIFDRSGQIIAGLSLGIPTARSDDYNHSELISLVKEGCNEISQKIGYQPVK comes from the coding sequence ATGCAAACCATTCAGAGAACCATCCAAATCTTAAAATCTTTTTCAGTAGAAAACAAGAGGTTATCGATGGCCGATCTCCACCGTATCACAGGTCTGCCTAAATCAACTTTACAACGGATCTTAACCACACTGGTTATGGAAGGATTTTTAGATAAAGATGAAAAGTCAAAAACATACCAGTTAGGGATTGAAATATATTTTCTGGGTCATCTTGTGGAAAAAAATTCAAGTCTCCTTTCTGTTTCAACTCCTGTTATGGAAAGAATTCGGGATCAAACTGGAGAAATGGTTACACTCAATGTGATCCACCAAAACCAACGGAAATGTATTGGTTATGTCCAAGGTAAACATGAACTGACAACATTCACTTACATTGGACATACGTCACCATTATATGCTGGAGCATCAGCAAAAATCCTATTCGCTTATTTACCTGAAAAAGAGATCGAGAATTACCTTCAGACAGTTGCTTTAAAACAACTGACTGAAAAAACAATTACCAATAAGGCTCTTCTTCGTAAAGAACTGGCCTCTATTCGTCGACAAGGCTATGCAATAAGCTATGGCGAACGTGTTAAGGGTGCCTTTACAATCAGCGGGCCGATCTTCGATCGTTCTGGTCAAATTATAGCAGGTTTATCGCTAGGAATACCTACAGCTCGAAGCGATGATTATAATCATTCGGAACTTATCTCTTTGGTCAAAGAAGGTTGTAATGAAATTTCCCAAAAAATTGGCTATCAACCTGTTAAATAG
- a CDS encoding SDR family NAD(P)-dependent oxidoreductase, whose protein sequence is MELSLKDKVVLITGGSLGIGYYTALQFAGEGAKVAICARNETRLQEAVQNIQHETGQEVLGMTADVSKRDECFRIVNQTAGHFGRLNILINNAGTSAANPFESVTDDLWRYDFDLKLFAALHCSKASIPHMRKEGGGSIVNVTAVIGKAPPSSSLPTSVSRAAGLALTKAMSRDLARYQIRVNTVCIGLIRSNQIEQRWKREAGDLSWEQYSKDKRHNIPLGRIGEPQEAANVVTFLASDAASYVTGTSVNIDGGKSVVL, encoded by the coding sequence ATGGAATTGAGTCTCAAGGACAAGGTGGTTCTCATTACAGGGGGGAGCTTGGGAATCGGTTATTACACTGCGCTTCAATTTGCCGGAGAAGGGGCAAAAGTGGCCATATGTGCTCGGAACGAAACACGGTTACAAGAGGCAGTCCAGAATATTCAGCACGAAACGGGACAGGAAGTTCTTGGTATGACCGCTGATGTGTCAAAAAGGGACGAGTGTTTTCGAATCGTCAATCAAACAGCTGGACATTTCGGCAGATTGAATATATTAATCAATAACGCTGGTACATCAGCTGCTAATCCTTTTGAATCGGTTACGGACGATCTTTGGAGATATGATTTTGATTTAAAGTTATTCGCCGCTCTTCATTGTTCCAAAGCGAGTATTCCCCATATGCGTAAGGAAGGGGGCGGATCTATTGTTAATGTTACTGCGGTGATAGGAAAAGCCCCTCCATCTTCATCACTGCCGACGTCAGTTAGTCGCGCGGCAGGTTTGGCTTTGACTAAAGCTATGAGCAGAGACCTTGCCCGGTATCAAATTCGCGTGAATACCGTCTGTATCGGATTAATTAGAAGTAATCAGATTGAACAGCGTTGGAAACGTGAGGCTGGAGATTTAAGTTGGGAACAGTATTCAAAAGATAAACGTCACAACATTCCTTTGGGGCGCATTGGAGAACCACAAGAAGCTGCTAACGTTGTTACATTCCTCGCTTCCGATGCCGCTTCTTATGTAACTGGAACATCCGTAAATATAGACGGTGGCAAAAGCGTTGTACTTTAA
- a CDS encoding TRAP transporter permease, with amino-acid sequence MSELNNKKQTNQTDISEEELLQKYDVESRTREYAGILARIITMIAIIWSIFQLYVNTYGGLDAIKLRAWHLGFLLILTIILYPASKRSKKFRRIPTWWDFACISLTVASIGYLLITFDDFARVRGGLHVPADYWFGAIGVFLVFEASRRVIGNVLTIIAGLFLAYNFVGPYIPGPFNHGGFSVQRVIDLMFWGGQGIFGIALGVSATYIFVFVLFGMFLKNSGFTDFINDLALTLAGRSAGGPAKVAVIGSGFMGMINGSAIANVVTTGAVTIPLMKKIGYKPHFSGAVEAVASTGGLFAPPIMGAAGFIMAEFLGVPYRTVLLAAIIPALLYYVTVFMAVHFEARRIGLEGISKENIPDAIKVLKNGWHLLIPLIILITILMLGYTPFYAAVWSLIATIASSWLRKSTRMDLSTIVRSIEEGARAAISVGIACAVVGIIVGTVSLTSMGLVLGNNILKLAGESILIAVVLTMIVSIIMGMGVPATAAYVVVATISAPLLVQLGVSALAAHMFVFLYAALSNITPPVALASYAAAGIAGAPPNKVALTAVRLGITGFIMPFFFIFNPVLLFDGENLLGSLLALTTATIGVVSLAAAVQGWLLTNMNWIQRLMLITVALLMIEPSLLNDVMGITLLAIVIIWQYLSTKNTEKRREVVQMDMKEGM; translated from the coding sequence ATGTCCGAACTTAACAATAAAAAACAAACAAATCAGACAGATATATCCGAAGAGGAATTATTGCAAAAATATGATGTTGAATCCAGAACAAGAGAGTATGCAGGTATTCTTGCCAGAATTATTACAATGATCGCAATTATTTGGTCAATTTTTCAACTTTATGTTAATACCTATGGAGGATTAGATGCGATCAAATTAAGAGCATGGCATTTAGGCTTTCTTCTTATTTTGACTATTATCCTATATCCTGCATCAAAGAGAAGCAAAAAGTTCCGTAGAATTCCAACTTGGTGGGATTTTGCATGCATTAGTCTAACAGTAGCCTCTATAGGTTATTTGTTAATTACTTTCGATGATTTTGCCAGGGTGCGTGGTGGACTCCACGTTCCAGCTGATTACTGGTTCGGGGCCATTGGTGTTTTCCTTGTCTTCGAGGCAAGTCGACGAGTCATTGGTAACGTGCTAACAATTATTGCTGGTTTGTTTTTGGCCTATAACTTCGTTGGCCCCTATATTCCTGGTCCGTTTAACCATGGAGGCTTCAGTGTTCAGCGTGTGATCGACCTTATGTTTTGGGGAGGTCAAGGCATCTTCGGTATTGCACTGGGAGTCTCAGCTACGTATATCTTTGTTTTCGTTCTATTTGGAATGTTTTTGAAAAACAGTGGTTTTACTGACTTCATCAATGATTTGGCCTTAACATTGGCCGGGCGTTCAGCAGGCGGTCCAGCTAAAGTGGCCGTAATCGGTAGTGGATTCATGGGTATGATTAATGGGAGTGCCATTGCCAACGTGGTCACGACCGGAGCAGTCACTATACCCTTAATGAAAAAAATAGGGTATAAGCCCCATTTTTCTGGTGCAGTTGAAGCTGTTGCTTCAACTGGGGGATTGTTTGCCCCGCCGATAATGGGGGCTGCAGGCTTTATTATGGCTGAGTTTCTCGGTGTCCCTTACAGAACAGTACTCCTTGCAGCTATTATTCCAGCACTTTTATATTACGTTACTGTGTTTATGGCTGTCCATTTTGAAGCAAGAAGAATTGGTTTAGAAGGAATTTCCAAGGAAAACATTCCAGATGCGATTAAGGTTTTAAAAAATGGTTGGCATCTATTGATACCTCTTATTATCCTTATAACCATCTTGATGTTAGGATATACACCCTTCTATGCTGCAGTATGGTCTCTGATTGCAACTATCGCATCCAGTTGGCTCCGTAAATCAACGAGGATGGACCTTTCCACAATTGTAAGATCAATTGAAGAAGGAGCCCGTGCCGCTATTAGTGTGGGGATTGCCTGTGCAGTGGTTGGCATTATTGTTGGGACCGTATCCTTAACTAGCATGGGTCTGGTATTAGGAAATAATATTTTGAAACTGGCAGGAGAAAGCATACTGATTGCAGTAGTTCTAACCATGATTGTAAGTATTATCATGGGAATGGGTGTCCCTGCCACAGCTGCCTACGTTGTGGTAGCAACTATATCTGCTCCACTGCTGGTTCAGCTCGGGGTAAGTGCTTTGGCTGCACATATGTTTGTGTTCCTCTACGCGGCTCTATCCAATATCACTCCACCGGTTGCTTTGGCTTCCTATGCAGCAGCAGGGATTGCTGGGGCTCCGCCTAACAAAGTTGCTTTAACAGCAGTGCGATTGGGGATTACCGGGTTTATTATGCCTTTCTTCTTCATCTTTAATCCTGTGCTTCTTTTCGACGGAGAGAATCTACTAGGAAGTCTTCTGGCGCTCACCACTGCTACCATAGGAGTTGTCTCCTTGGCAGCAGCGGTCCAAGGATGGTTACTCACAAATATGAACTGGATTCAAAGACTGATGCTGATTACTGTTGCCTTACTAATGATTGAACCTTCACTACTTAACGATGTTATGGGGATTACTCTCTTAGCCATAGTTATCATTTGGCAGTACTTGTCTACCAAGAATACAGAAAAAAGGCGAGAGGTTGTACAAATGGACATGAAAGAAGGTATGTAG
- a CDS encoding thiamine pyrophosphate-dependent enzyme: protein MDRIDALRIVYEYAHDFPVISTCGATSREWASLGKKPNHLYVVDSMGLSPSIALGVSLAIEDKPIDKCIVLEGDGGILMNPNVLASAAYLEPEKWLCIVLDNECFASTGGQRSLAAKINISSVASGYGVKTLTAENTEQFRQALIEALKVKEPVVIHAKIGSHNEKVDFINDNPAVMAAEFTKYIVNKCEGV, encoded by the coding sequence ATGGATAGAATAGACGCATTGCGCATTGTATATGAGTACGCACATGATTTTCCAGTTATTTCAACTTGTGGGGCTACTTCCAGAGAGTGGGCCAGTCTGGGAAAAAAGCCAAATCATCTGTATGTCGTTGATTCAATGGGCTTATCACCTTCTATTGCCCTTGGTGTCAGCTTGGCCATTGAAGACAAGCCGATTGACAAATGCATTGTTTTGGAAGGAGACGGCGGGATTCTGATGAACCCTAATGTACTGGCTTCGGCGGCCTATTTGGAACCTGAAAAATGGTTGTGTATCGTTTTGGATAACGAGTGCTTTGCCTCAACAGGAGGGCAAAGGTCTTTAGCTGCCAAGATAAATATCAGTTCAGTCGCATCCGGGTACGGTGTTAAAACGTTAACGGCTGAAAATACGGAACAATTCCGTCAGGCATTGATAGAAGCTTTGAAAGTAAAAGAACCAGTTGTGATCCATGCAAAAATCGGATCACATAACGAAAAGGTAGACTTTATCAATGATAATCCGGCAGTCATGGCAGCCGAATTTACAAAATATATTGTGAATAAATGTGAGGGCGTATAA
- a CDS encoding RraA family protein codes for MRKVELEKYKHRLMGLIPPDRISRVEIPRPSKEVIKRFKAIDGLTPTVSDIMDSLGIKSVIPASRLSPIIPGKKIVGPAVTIRYIPEPITPDYGYMNSERAKLADRDLYAIAEEGDVPVFDAGGLGDISVQGGLSTLVAKKWGMAGNIVDGGVRDIDTIYKLDYPVWSTGKTPITGKYRVEAIEINGTVSIAGIRVNPGDLVIADDSGVVIIPINKVEEVLEKTIAAVEKEQRVVELLEKGASVEELAKILPPSKW; via the coding sequence ATGCGCAAAGTTGAACTGGAGAAATACAAACATCGTCTGATGGGACTAATCCCTCCCGACAGAATATCAAGAGTTGAAATTCCGCGACCTTCTAAAGAAGTCATTAAGAGATTCAAAGCTATTGATGGATTGACTCCAACGGTGTCCGATATTATGGATTCGCTGGGTATAAAAAGCGTGATTCCAGCAAGCCGATTAAGCCCAATCATCCCTGGCAAAAAAATTGTGGGTCCTGCGGTCACTATTCGTTATATACCTGAACCTATTACTCCTGATTATGGTTACATGAATTCAGAGAGGGCCAAACTGGCCGACAGGGATCTGTATGCCATTGCTGAAGAAGGGGATGTTCCTGTTTTTGATGCAGGCGGATTAGGGGATATATCTGTTCAAGGTGGGTTGTCAACGTTAGTGGCCAAAAAGTGGGGGATGGCAGGTAACATTGTAGATGGAGGCGTAAGAGATATAGATACGATTTACAAGCTGGACTATCCGGTGTGGAGCACAGGAAAGACACCTATTACAGGGAAATACAGAGTTGAGGCGATTGAGATTAACGGAACTGTCTCAATTGCCGGTATACGGGTCAATCCAGGAGATCTGGTTATTGCAGACGATAGCGGGGTTGTCATCATTCCAATTAATAAAGTGGAAGAGGTTTTGGAAAAAACGATTGCTGCGGTAGAAAAGGAGCAAAGAGTAGTTGAGTTGTTGGAAAAAGGCGCATCTGTAGAAGAGTTAGCAAAAATTTTACCGCCGAGTAAATGGTGA